The following is a genomic window from uncultured Draconibacterium sp..
ACATAGCAGCCAAACCAATACATGGCAAGGTATTTCTGCCAATCGGTTCGTAAATCAGGTTTTCTTTGGGCAGCATCGGAGTTTGTTCCTCCAGCACTTTTGCCTGCGTTGCACTTGATACGATGTAGATATTTTCTTTTTTTGTGAATGTTGCAAATCGCTCAACAGTGTCCTGAAGTAGCGATTGTTCACCAAAAATATTCAGGTATTGTTTTGGTTTTGCCGTTTTACTGCGTGGCCAGAATCGTGTTCCCGATCCTCCTGCCATGATTAGGGTATACAAGTCTTTCATATAGTTTTAATTGTAAGTTTATCACATCGACAGATAAAACGAGCCAAGTCATTTTCACGTGTATTGGTACACTCTTTCGCCCATTTTATGCTGAAATTTATTTTTGATTCGCAATGTAATAAATTGCCCCGACAAGCCACGGCAAGATGGAGGTTTAAATTTCAGAAAATATTCACGGATATGTTACAGATGTTTAATCCCTGACCGGATTATATTCTTTAGCTTCAACTTCGCCATTGGCAACACGAAGCGCATTAACAGCCAATGCTTCCAGCTCATCTTCTCCAGGATAAACAAACACCTCGGAAATAAATCCGGTTTTATTTCGAATGTAGGTCTCCAGTTGTTTATTATAAGCCAAACCTCCGGTTAATATTATTCCGTCGACTTTTCCCTCCAATACAACGGCCATTTCTCCGATCATTTTGGAAACCTGGTAAAACAAAGCTTCCTGAACTACCTTTGCTTTTTCGTCATCTTTCTCCACTCGTTTCTCCACTTCCAAAGCGTCGTTTGTGCCCAGGTAAGCAACAAAACCACCTTCGCCAACCACCATTCGGCGAATTTGCTCCTGCGAAAACTTTCCGCAAAAACAAAGATCTACAACCTGGCCAACAGGCAAAGTTCCCGAGCGTTCCGGGCTAAAAGCCCCTTCCCCATCGAGTGCATTATTTACATCGATAACACGACCTTTTTTATGTGCACCTACTGAGATACCACCACCTAAATGCGCAATTATTAAACACATTTCATCGTAGTTCTTTCCCATTTTTTTAGCATGTAAACGAGCTGTAGCTTTTTGGTTTAATGCATGAAAAATCGACTGTCTTTTGAAACGTGGATGACCCGCAAAACGCGCCACTTCATCCATCTCATCGGTTACTACCGGATCGGCAATAAAAGCTTTTGCATTTGGAATTTGCAGCGCAATATAATCTGCCAGCATAGCTCCCAAATTGCTGGCATGATGCCCCATTACCCCCTGGCGCAAATGGTCGAGCATCAGATTATTTACTTTGTACACGCCCGATTCCAACGGATAGGTCAGTCCGCCCCTGCCTATTATGTATTTTATGGCATCCACTTCAATGCCTTCTTCAACCAAAGCATCAATAATTAAACCTTTTCGAAAAGCAAACTGATCGATAATATTTTTATAACGAAGTAGCTGCTCAAGCGGATGCCGAATGGTTTTGGTAAAAACACATTCCTTTTCGTTATAAACAGCAAATTTGGTGGAGGTAGAACCTGGATTTATAGCTAGAACCTGATGCATAGAATCAATTAACATATACTTGCGTTGTAACTTACGATAGAAGCAAGTGCAACTGAATTTAATTTTGTTTTACGGCTATCTCCGCGCGATGAAACCACTGCTGGCACTTTCGCTCCGGCAACTATTCCCGCCATTTCTGCCTTAGCCAGTTTTGAATTTGTTTTGTAGAAAACGTTAGCCGCATCAATATTTGGAAAAAGCAAACAATCAGCATCGCCTGCAACCGGCGAGGTAAAACCTTTTACTTCGGCCGAATCGGCGTTAATAGCAACATCAAGTGCCATGGGGCCGTCAACCAAACCTCCTTCAATTTGGCCATGCTCCGACATTTTTGCAATTGTAGCTCCATCCATACACGACTGAATAGAAATAATTATCTGCTCGGTAGGTGCAATTACTGCAACTTTTGGCTGTTCAACCCCCAACGATTTTGCCGTACAAATGAGGTAATTGGTCATTAATATTTTTTGTTTCAGATCAGGATAAGGCAACACTGCTGCATCGCTAAATACGAGCAGTTTATGGTAATTCGGGTTATCCATTACCGAAACGTGGCTTAAGGTTCCTTTTGCAGGAATAAGGTTGTTCTCTTTCCTTAGCAATGCACGCATAAACTTATCGGTTGATAGCATTCCTTTCATCAACACATCGGCCTTGTCTTCATGAATAAGCTCCACGGCAATGTCAGTAGCTTCGCGAATTGATTTGGCATCATAGATTTGATAATCCGAGCTATCAATCCCCAACTTCTTGCACGATTCTTCAATAATCGATCTGTCACCGGTTATTATCGGTATTACAAACCCCAACTCAACTGCATCATGCATGGCTTCCAGCGTACTTACATCAACACCGTTAACAGCCACAACGCGCTTAGGAGGTTGCCTTTTTACGACTTCAAGAAGTTCTGTAAAATTGTTTATACTCATTGTTTAGCTATTTTAGCCCGAAGTTACTACGTATGAAGTTCTCAAGCGATAACTTTTCTCAGTAATTTTTATGTTGTAAACCACCTCTGAAAATTTCAAACTTAGAATTAGTATTCAGCGACTTAGTATTTAATAAGAATCTGAAATCTTTTACCCCTTAAAACTTGAGTTTTGCCATTTCTTTAAAACCAGAGATTTGTGCACATTATCATTTTCAATTCAACAAATCGTGAACCATACAAAATACAAATGTGTTTTAACAAAGTGGATTCTATATAAAGATAGAAAAGAGACCTGTCTTAATCAAGTGAAAATCAATGTTTCTCAATCAATAGTATGGTGTTTTATAATATATCAAAATCTTTCCATCACAACATATTTTATACTATTTTCAATCTTTGTAATATTAAGTTGTTTATACATGTTCAACTTGATTTCAAATCGACCATACTTCGCACTTACAATGTACTTCGACAAAACATCCGAAGTAAATTTTCCTGCAAAAAGCAAAAACACATTTTCACCGGAAAAGTATTGTGCTCAAGGCATTATTTAAGAGCTCCTGTAGTTTCTACGGAGCCACCATTATACTCGATTCATTTTATTAATTAACCAATAGATAGCTACGATGGAAAATAAAATCACAAGTTTAGCCGAGTACTTGCAGAAGTACAAGGAAAGTGTGGCTGACCCTGATAATTTTTGGGGCAAAATAGCCGAGAGTCATTATTGGCGTAAGAAATGGGATCAGGTTCTCGATTACAAATTTGAAGGGGACGGCGCTCCCGATGTAAATTGGTTTGTAAACGGCAAACTGAACATCACCGAAAATATTTTTGAGCGCAACATGTTTATGCGAAAAGATCAGATTGCGATTATTTGGGAACCCAACGACCCAAAAGAACCGGAGATTAAACTTACCTACAGCGAATTGTTTGATAAGGTAAAACAGTTTGCCAACGGATTAAAAAAGATTGGCGTTAAAAAAGGCGACCGTGTTGCGCTGTACCTGCCCATGGTGCCCGAACTTGCCATTGCAATGCTTGCCTGTGCCCGGATTGGAGCTATTCATTCTATAGTTTTTGCAGGATTCTCGGCAACGGCACTGGCCGACCGTATTAACGATGCAGAGGCAAAAGTTGTAATTACTTCCGACGGTGGGTTTCGTGGCACCAAATCAATACCATTAAAAAGCATCGTCGACGAAGCTGTTGAAAAATGCCCATCGATTAAAACAACCGTCGTTCTAAAACGTACCGAAGAAGAAATTCAATGGATAGAAGGAAGAGATATCTGGTGGCACGATTTGATTGCTGGCGTTGATTGCGAAAACAAAGCAGAAACAATGGATGCTGAGGATGTACTTTTTATCCTTTACACATCAGGCTCTACCGGAAAACCCAAAGGAGTAGTGCACACTACTGCCGGCTACATGGTTTATGCCGAATATACATTCAAAAATGTGTTTCAATACAGCGATGACGATGTTTACTGGTGTACCGCCGATATTGGTTGGGTAACCGGTCACTCGTATATTGTTTATGGCCCATTGTTAACCGGAGCCACTACCATTATGTTCGAGGGTGTTCCGACCTGGCCTGATGCCGGGCGCTTTTGGGAAATTGTAGATAAATACAAAGTCAACCAGTTTTACACCGCACCTACTGCCATTCGAGCACTAGTGGCACAAGGCAACGAATGGGTAACTAAACACGACCTGAGCTCGCTAAAAGTACTAGGGACCGTTGGAGAACCCATCAACGAAGAGGCCTGGCGGTGGTACCACGACCTTGTGGGTAAAGGCCGATGCCCGATTGTAGATACCTGGTGGCAAACCGAAACCGGTGGAATTATGATTACGCCGCTGGCAGGAATTACACCTACCAAACCTTCGCTGGCAACCTTGCCGCTACCGGGAATTCAGCCGGTACTGCTCGATCATGAAGGAAACGAAATAAAAGGTAACAGTGTTGAGGGAATTCTTTGCATGAAATATCCATGGCCGGGTATGTTGCGTACCACCTGGGGCGATCATCAACGATGCTACCAGACTTACTTTGCATCTTTCCCGGGATATTATCTCACGGGAGACGGCGCCAAACGCGATGAAGAAGGCTACTACCGCATTATCGGACGCATCGACGATGTTATTAACGTTTCAGGACACCGCATTGGTACTGCCGAAGTGGAAGATGCCATTAACCAACACCCCAAAGTCGTTGAATCGGCTGTAGTTGGCTATCCGCACGAAATTAAAGGAGCCGGTATTTACGCCTACGTTATTTGTGAAGATATGACCGATGCTGAACTGGATAATATTGAATCGGAAATAAAGGCCACCGTAAATAAATTCATCGGCCCTATTGCCAAACCCGATAAGATCCAGATTGTGAGCGGTCTGCCAAAAACAAGGTCTGGGAAAATTATGCGGCGTATTCTGCGTAAAATCGGAGAAGGCGATGCTACCAACCTTGGTGACACCTCTACTTTACTTGATCCGGGCGTAGTTGATCAAATTATCGACGGAGCAAAAGTTGAAGTAAAACGATAAACAAAACAAAAGACATTTTCACCACGAGATTGTCTTTTTGTTTTCTCACCACCGTCGTGCAATGACTGAAATAGTGAAACGAACAAATCATTATACATCAGAGCAGACTTGACGCGACATCTCATTAACAACCTTTATTTTAAATGGAAGGGATTTTTTGTGGTTTATTGGCCATATTTGAAGTAACAAATGAAACCCAGGAAAAAACAGTTTCACCTATCTGGATACGATAAACAATAGCTCACCAACTTTCCAAACAGCTCACAAATAAAGACACCTTGATCTGTCAGGGTGTCTTTATTTTTACCTATTTCATGCGTTTTCATGTTCTAAAACACGGCTAAATTTTATTGTTCTGCAACATATTTTTCCGAAAAACAACAAAAATGGCCGCTCAACAAGCTTACTAGTTGAATATTACACCATGTTTTCTGCTAAAATTAAAACATTACATTTCATTTTAGAACTCGGTATTTTTTCATGAAATTTATAACGGATTTCGGTCAACTATTAAAATCAACAGAATACTGACACCTGATTAAAACCAAAAAGCGAAAAAACATGGCCATAAAAAAACTCGATAGCATTTTCCGACCAAAACGAATTGCCCTGGTTGGTGTTTCAAATACCCCCGACAGTGTTGGAGGAATCACCTTACGAAACTTAGTGGGAGGCGGATTTAACGGTGTGGTTTATCCGGTAAATCCACGTCGCGAGGCAGTCTTTGGAATTCCATGTTACCCCGATGTAAAAAGCCTGCCCAAAACACCCGATTTGGCTGTTATTATGACTGCTGCAGAAACAGTTCCTCAATTGGTTCGCGACTGTGGCGAGGCCGGAATTCATGGGGTAATCATTATGTCGGCAGGGTTTAAGGAAATAGGAGATAATGGTAAAAAACTGGAAGAACAGGTGAAAGTCGAAAAAGCCAGATTCCCCGATATGCGAATCGTAGGCCCCAACTGTCTGGGCATTTTAGTTCCGGGACTAAATATGAATGTAAGTTTTGCTCAAACAATGCCTAAAAAAGGCCACGTTGCATTCATTTCGCAATCGGGCGCGCTGTGTACCTCTGTGCTCGACTGGGCTTACGAATCCAATATTGGCTTTTCCAATTTCGTTTCCATCGGTAATTCAATGGACGTAAGTTTTGGCGATTTGATCGATTATTTTGGACAGGATCCAAATACCAAATCCATTGTGCTTTATGTTGAATCCATAGCCAATGCCCGTACATTTATGTCGGCAGCAAGGGCTTTTTCGCGCGAAAAACCGATTATCGTATACAAATCAGGTCGTTATCCCGAATCAGCTGCCGCTGCCGCATCGCACACCGGGGCAATGGCTTCAGAAGATTCGGTTTACGATGCTGTATTCCGGCGGGCAGGTTTGGCAAGGGTTTTCGAATTTGGAAACATCTTCGATTTTACCGATCTGGTAGGCCGTAAACGTATTCCGAAAGGAAACAGGCTGGCAATTGTTACAAACGCCGGAGGCCCGGGCGTAATGGCAACCGACTCGCTGCTTTCGATGGGAGGAAGTCTGGTAAAACTAACTGAAGAAACCATGCAGAAACTGAACGATTATCTCCCCTCATTCTGGTCGCACGGTAATCCTGTTGATGTGCTAGGAGATGCAACTCCTGAACGATTTGCCAAAGCCGCAGAAATTGTTCTGGGAGATAAAGAGGTTGATGCCGTGTTGGTACTGCTCACGCCACAAGCCATGACTGACCCAACAGCCACAGCTCAAGCCATTGCCAATATGTCGAAAAATACAACAAAGTCGATTATGACATCGTGGTTGGGTGGTGCTGCAATGCACGAAGGCATCCAAATCCTCAACCAAAACGGCATCTCGAATTACCCGGCACCAGAGCAGGCAATCCGGGCATTTATGACACTTTCTGATTATTCCGAAAATCAGCAAATATTGTACGAAACGCCACGCGAAGTTCCGGTTTCGTTCCAGTACGACCGCAACGTACTTCGCCAAAAATACCTTACCCAGGTATTCCCAAAAGCGAAAGTTTTAAACGAGGATGATTCCAAAATGCTGGTGAACGATTACGGTATTGATACCACTCACCCAACTCCGGCGGCTAATGAAGATGAAGCGGGAAAAATTGCCGAAGAAAAAGGTTATCCCGTGGTGCTTAAAATATATTCACCTGATATTATCCATAAATCGGATGTTGGAGGAGTTGCACTGAATATTGAAAACGAAGAAATGGTTCGGGCAACCTTCCGCAACATGGTAAAAACAGCTGCAGAAAAACGACCCGAAGCCAAAATTGAAGGTGTTACCGTACAAAAAATGGTGGATACCAGAGATGGTATCGAACTGATTGTCGGAACAAAAAAGGATCCGGTTTTTGGAACAGTAATGTTAGTTGGCATGGGTGGTACAACCGCCGAACTGTTTAAGGATCAACGTTTAGAATTCCCTCCTTTAAACGAGCACCTGGCCCGCCAAATGCTTAAGTCGCTAAAACTTTATCCGCTGCTGAAAGGCTGGCGCGGAGATGCACCTAAAAACATCGATAAACTTATTGAGGTACTCATCCGCATGTCGTACCTGGCTGCTGATTACCCGGAAATTGAAGAACTGGATATAAATCCCCTTATTGTTACGCCAGAAGATGTAATTGCACTTGATGCCCGGATTGTTGTTGATGAAGAATTGTTGACTAATCCGGTAAAAGAATACTCGCACCTGATAATGCGCCCCTACCCGGAAAGCCTTATAAAGGAAGCGACTTTACGCGATGGAACGCCAATTACACTGCGCCCCATTCGTCCCGAAGACGAGCCTATGTGGCTTGAATTACTGGGAAGTTGTTCAAAAGAATCCATCTACCACCGTTTCCGATACGACTTTTATTTCGATTCGCACGAAGTGGCTTCACAGTTTTGCTTTATTGATTACGACCGCGAAATTGCCATTGTTGCCGAACACGAAAAAGAAGATGGTAACAAAGAGCTAATTGGCGTAGGGCGTTTGATTGCCGACCCCGATGTGGAAATTATGGAATACGCCGTATTAATTACCGACAAGTGGCAAAAGAAAGAGCTTGGATTAACATTGACCAGCTACTGTCTTGAAATTGCTAAAGCGCGCGATATTAAAAAGCTGGCAGCCGAAACCACCCGCGACAATAAACCGATGATATCTGTTTTCCGAAAACTGAATTTTAAGATTCGTTTTAACGAAGACACCACAGTATCGGTAAACAAAGATCTGGAGCAGGAATAAAAACCTTTTACTATAAATATTGTTATCTCCCGGTAAACAGCAACGTTTCCGGGAGTTTTAAATTCTATGAATTCTACGAAACTAACAAAATCACTGGTCGACAAACTCTGGCAGGCTTCACACCTTATCCGAAAATCGAGATATGCCGTGGCGTTTACCGGTGCCGGTATTTCTGTTGAAAGTGGAATCCCGCCTTTCCGGGGCGAAAATGGCTTATGGAACACTACCCATCCTATTTTTCTTGAAATTGAATATTTTCAGAAAAAACCACTTCAGTCGTGGAAAAAAATAAAGGAAATATTTTACGACAGTTTGGGCGATGCCAAGCCCAATATTGCACATATTATGCTGGCAAAAATGGAAGAGCGAAGTTTTGTTGAAACCGTTATTACGCAAAATATCGACCACCTTCACCAAAAAGCCGGAAGTAAGTATGTTTACGAACTTCACGGCACCTATAAACAGTTAATTTGTACCGAATGCAGCACGGAATACGACATGAGTTTTGCCAACCTGAATTACCTCCCTCCCACTTGTTTTGTATGCAAAGGCATTTTAAAACCCGATATGGTTTTTTTTAACGAACCTATTCCGTCTTTTGCAAAGAAACGTTCGTTCGAAGAAGCAGCAAAAGCCGATGTTCTGCTGATAATTGGAACAAATGCCGAAGTTTTACCAGCTGCTGAAATTCCGATGGTAGCCAAAAAGAATGGCGCAAAAATCATTGAGATAAATATAGAACCATCGCATTTCACCGATACGGTTACCGATATCTTCCTGCAAATGAAAGCCACCGAAGCTATGGGCGAATTGGGCCGCTTATTATATCTTTAATTCAAGTTGCCCGACAAAACAGCTTTCAAAATTATATATTTGCCCTCACAAACTGTTTTTATACAAAAATGAAAAAATCTTACCTTTTATTACTACTTCTCCCACTCGTATTATTTTCATGTTCGTCGGGCAAAAAAGCGCTGCAACGCGGCGATTATTACCAGGCCATTTCAAAAGCAGTTGAGCGTTTAAGATCAAACCCAACCAACGACAAAGCATTAGACGTATTAGAAGAAGGCTACCCTATGGCTATGGAGTGGTCGCAGGAAGAAATTGATCTGACTTTGACATCAAACGAAGCGTTTAAATGGGAGCGCACCATTTCTTTAATGAAGCGTGTAAATGCAATGAGCGATCAGATTAGGAGCACTCCGGCGGCGCGCAAAATATTTCCCAATCCAAAATCGTACACTTCAGAATTAAATATGGCCTATCAAAAAGCGGCTGAAGACCGTTACCTAGCTGGATTACACTTTTTGGAACAGGAATCGCGAGAAAGTGCACGAACAGCCTACGATCATTTTGAAAGGGCTGACCAGTGGATTCCGGGCTATAAAGACACCCATGAGAAAATGGCCATTGCCAAAGAACTGGCAACCGTAAATGTAGTTGTTGAGGCAGTTACAGTACGCACAAAAACTTACCAGCTTAGTTCAGAGTTTTTTTACAACCAGGTATTTGAATACCTGAATAACCAATTCCCTACGAATGGTTTTGTAAACTTTTTTTCGCCAAAACAGGCCGAAAATTTTGAGTTAAATCCTGACTTTGTTGTGCGTATGGAATTTTACGATTTTTCGGTGGGTAACCTTGTGCGTAATGAAAAAGAAGAGAGCCTTACCAAAAAGGTAAAAGTACCGC
Proteins encoded in this region:
- a CDS encoding phosphate acyltransferase, whose product is MSINNFTELLEVVKRQPPKRVVAVNGVDVSTLEAMHDAVELGFVIPIITGDRSIIEESCKKLGIDSSDYQIYDAKSIREATDIAVELIHEDKADVLMKGMLSTDKFMRALLRKENNLIPAKGTLSHVSVMDNPNYHKLLVFSDAAVLPYPDLKQKILMTNYLICTAKSLGVEQPKVAVIAPTEQIIISIQSCMDGATIAKMSEHGQIEGGLVDGPMALDVAINADSAEVKGFTSPVAGDADCLLFPNIDAANVFYKTNSKLAKAEMAGIVAGAKVPAVVSSRGDSRKTKLNSVALASIVSYNASIC
- the buk gene encoding butyrate kinase: MHQVLAINPGSTSTKFAVYNEKECVFTKTIRHPLEQLLRYKNIIDQFAFRKGLIIDALVEEGIEVDAIKYIIGRGGLTYPLESGVYKVNNLMLDHLRQGVMGHHASNLGAMLADYIALQIPNAKAFIADPVVTDEMDEVARFAGHPRFKRQSIFHALNQKATARLHAKKMGKNYDEMCLIIAHLGGGISVGAHKKGRVIDVNNALDGEGAFSPERSGTLPVGQVVDLCFCGKFSQEQIRRMVVGEGGFVAYLGTNDALEVEKRVEKDDEKAKVVQEALFYQVSKMIGEMAVVLEGKVDGIILTGGLAYNKQLETYIRNKTGFISEVFVYPGEDELEALAVNALRVANGEVEAKEYNPVRD
- a CDS encoding NAD-dependent deacylase → MNSTKLTKSLVDKLWQASHLIRKSRYAVAFTGAGISVESGIPPFRGENGLWNTTHPIFLEIEYFQKKPLQSWKKIKEIFYDSLGDAKPNIAHIMLAKMEERSFVETVITQNIDHLHQKAGSKYVYELHGTYKQLICTECSTEYDMSFANLNYLPPTCFVCKGILKPDMVFFNEPIPSFAKKRSFEEAAKADVLLIIGTNAEVLPAAEIPMVAKKNGAKIIEINIEPSHFTDTVTDIFLQMKATEAMGELGRLLYL
- the acs gene encoding acetate--CoA ligase, giving the protein MENKITSLAEYLQKYKESVADPDNFWGKIAESHYWRKKWDQVLDYKFEGDGAPDVNWFVNGKLNITENIFERNMFMRKDQIAIIWEPNDPKEPEIKLTYSELFDKVKQFANGLKKIGVKKGDRVALYLPMVPELAIAMLACARIGAIHSIVFAGFSATALADRINDAEAKVVITSDGGFRGTKSIPLKSIVDEAVEKCPSIKTTVVLKRTEEEIQWIEGRDIWWHDLIAGVDCENKAETMDAEDVLFILYTSGSTGKPKGVVHTTAGYMVYAEYTFKNVFQYSDDDVYWCTADIGWVTGHSYIVYGPLLTGATTIMFEGVPTWPDAGRFWEIVDKYKVNQFYTAPTAIRALVAQGNEWVTKHDLSSLKVLGTVGEPINEEAWRWYHDLVGKGRCPIVDTWWQTETGGIMITPLAGITPTKPSLATLPLPGIQPVLLDHEGNEIKGNSVEGILCMKYPWPGMLRTTWGDHQRCYQTYFASFPGYYLTGDGAKRDEEGYYRIIGRIDDVINVSGHRIGTAEVEDAINQHPKVVESAVVGYPHEIKGAGIYAYVICEDMTDAELDNIESEIKATVNKFIGPIAKPDKIQIVSGLPKTRSGKIMRRILRKIGEGDATNLGDTSTLLDPGVVDQIIDGAKVEVKR
- a CDS encoding GNAT family N-acetyltransferase — protein: MAIKKLDSIFRPKRIALVGVSNTPDSVGGITLRNLVGGGFNGVVYPVNPRREAVFGIPCYPDVKSLPKTPDLAVIMTAAETVPQLVRDCGEAGIHGVIIMSAGFKEIGDNGKKLEEQVKVEKARFPDMRIVGPNCLGILVPGLNMNVSFAQTMPKKGHVAFISQSGALCTSVLDWAYESNIGFSNFVSIGNSMDVSFGDLIDYFGQDPNTKSIVLYVESIANARTFMSAARAFSREKPIIVYKSGRYPESAAAAASHTGAMASEDSVYDAVFRRAGLARVFEFGNIFDFTDLVGRKRIPKGNRLAIVTNAGGPGVMATDSLLSMGGSLVKLTEETMQKLNDYLPSFWSHGNPVDVLGDATPERFAKAAEIVLGDKEVDAVLVLLTPQAMTDPTATAQAIANMSKNTTKSIMTSWLGGAAMHEGIQILNQNGISNYPAPEQAIRAFMTLSDYSENQQILYETPREVPVSFQYDRNVLRQKYLTQVFPKAKVLNEDDSKMLVNDYGIDTTHPTPAANEDEAGKIAEEKGYPVVLKIYSPDIIHKSDVGGVALNIENEEMVRATFRNMVKTAAEKRPEAKIEGVTVQKMVDTRDGIELIVGTKKDPVFGTVMLVGMGGTTAELFKDQRLEFPPLNEHLARQMLKSLKLYPLLKGWRGDAPKNIDKLIEVLIRMSYLAADYPEIEELDINPLIVTPEDVIALDARIVVDEELLTNPVKEYSHLIMRPYPESLIKEATLRDGTPITLRPIRPEDEPMWLELLGSCSKESIYHRFRYDFYFDSHEVASQFCFIDYDREIAIVAEHEKEDGNKELIGVGRLIADPDVEIMEYAVLITDKWQKKELGLTLTSYCLEIAKARDIKKLAAETTRDNKPMISVFRKLNFKIRFNEDTTVSVNKDLEQE